The DNA sequence GGCAGCGGGCGCGCCTGAAGCGCAAGGCCGATACCTAGTGAGCCGAGCAAGACCAACCCCAGAAGCGTGCGGCTAACGGCATGCTGCCGTTTGGTCGCGGCATTGCGCTGCAGGGCGCGCCTGGCGCTTGGCGAGTTGATCGTTCCCAGACGCCGATCGATACCCCCCAGCTGCGCCCAAGCCTTGGCATGCTCGGCGCTTTGGTTCAGCCAGCGCTGGAGTTCGGCGTCGAGCTGCATGCTCGCCGCGTGGTCCCCCAGGCGCAATTGCCAGGCGATAGCCTCATCGAGAACACGGGCCGATACCGGTGTGCGGTCCGAGCTCATGTCGGCTCGCCGTAGACGGCGATGTAACACTGGCGCAGCGCCTGGGCCAGATACTGTCGTACGCGCGGGACCGACACGCCGAGGCGCTGGGCGATCTCGGCATGTGTCAGGCCGTCCAAGCGGTTGTAGAAGAACGCCGCGCGCGCCTTCGCGGACAGGTGACCCAGGAGCGCATTCACCTCGCGCAGCGCCTCGATGATCTGCAACTGCTCCTCGGCGCTGGGTTGCGTTTCTTCAGGCTGGAGCGCCAGTTCATCGAGGTAGGCGCGCTCCAGCGCACTGCGGCGGAAATGGTCGATCAGCAGGCCGCGGGCAATCGTCGCCAGCAGCGCACGTGGCTCGCGAACCTCACCCAGGTCATTGCGTTTGAGCAGACGCAGAAAGGCATCCTGGCTCAGGTCCTCGGCGCGATGCGGGCAGGTCTGGTAGCGCCGCAGCCAGCTGAGCAGCCAATCACGGTGGTCGCGATACAGCGTGCCTACAAAAAGTTGATTGGACGATCCACCCGCCGACAAGACGAACGCTCCGAGGCCTGGATTGGCCGGTAACGAGAACTATTCGCAGCATGATCGCAAGTTGCCGTCATCGGTGCAACGACTGGCTATCGGTTACGCGGCGGATCCGGAGAGATTCGTGTGCGGCGGTGCTACATCAATTGCGCCTGTTGGCGCCGACGCCAATTAGTCAGCCGCTGATTCAGCGCCGCCAAGCTATCCAGTCCTTGCCGGCGCGCCTTACTGAGCAGGATCAGCGCCAGCTCGGCCGTTACGAGCGCGTCGGCGCTGGCATGGTGACGCTGCAGCACTTGCAGGCCGAAACGACTGCACCAGTCATCCAGCCCGTTCTGTCGCGGTCGATTGTCGTGACACAGCATCGGCGCGAGTTCGGCCACGTCGAGAAACGGATGACGCAATTTGTGGCCGAGCGTCTGCTTGAGCGCGCGAGCCAGCATGCGCTGATCGAAACCGGCATGAAACGCCAGAATCGGGCTGTCAGCGACGAACTCCATGAAATCCAGCAACGCTTCGGCGGGATCTTCGCCGGCTTCCAACTCGCTCGGCGCGATGCCGTGGATAAGTACGCTCTCGCTGATTTTCTGAGCCGGTCGCAGCAACGTCGACTCGAACTGCTGGCCCAGGTCGATACCGCCGTTCTCGATGACAACCGCGCCAATGGACAGAACGATGTCGCGGCGCATATCCAGCCCGCTGGTTTCCAGGTCCAGCACCACCAGACGCGTTTCACTGAGTGCGCAGGTAGCGGGCGTCGCCGGCACGGGTAGCCGGTCGCGTCGCTGCAGCTGTTCAAGGTCCAATACCGGACCACGCATGTTGAACCAAGGCATGTTCATAACTGATAACGCAGGGTCAGGCTGCTCTGCAGGCGCTGGGCCTGACGGAAGGACTCGCGCAGGATACGACGGTCCAGGTGGTTCAGGGTGTCAGGGTCGAGCCGGTTGGAATATGGCCGCCCCTCGCGTGCCTGCTGCTGGTGTTGCTGCATGCGCGTCTGCTGGATGAAATGGTAGGCCTCTTCGTAAGCTGCGCCGTCTTTTTCGTCGATGACCTGCTTTTCCACCAGCTGCCGCAGCCGGTCGAGCGTGTTGGTGCTGGAGATACCATTGGCCAACGCCAGCAGCCGGGCACCATCGACGAAGGGCGTCAGGCCCTGCACCTTGAGATCCAGCGTCGCCTTGCCGTCGCCTTTGCGGGTCATGACGAAGTCACGGAACCGGCCTACTGGTGGTCGGTGACGCAACGCATTTTCGGCCATCATCCGCTGAAACAGCCGATTTTCTGCAATCTCGTCGAGCAGGTCGCTGCGCAGCCGCTCACAGCCATCGCTGGAGCCGCAGACCGCTCTCAGGTCGAAGAAGATGGTACTGCCGAGCAGGTTCTCTGGCGTCGACTCTCGAATGAACGAGCTGAAGCGCCGACGCCACTCCTGTCGCGACAAACACAGCTGCGGGTTGCCAGCCATGATGTTGCCCTTGCACAGGGTAAAGCCGCAGGTGCCGAGGTCCTGGTTGATGCGCTCGGCGAGCGGCAGCAGTCGTCCACGGATATGTGCGGCTTCAGCCGCGTCCTCGGCTTCGAAAAGAATGCCGTTGTCCTGGTCGGTATGCAGCGTCTGCTCGCGCCGGCCCTCGCTGCCGAAACACAGCCAAGTAAAGGGGACGCCTGGATTGCCCAGCGCGTCGATGGCCAGCTCGATCACCCGGCAGACCGAGTGATCGTTGAGCAGCGTGATGATGCGGGTGATCTGGGTGGACGAGGCGCCGTGCGCCAGCATGTTGTCCACCAATTGCTGAATACGGCTGCGAATGATCACCAGCGTCTCGACGCTATCGGCATGAGAAATGGCCTGCGCCAGATGAACAAGATCGACGCGCTGCAGCGAGAACAGATCGCGCTCGGAAATGACGCCGCGCAGCAAGCCGTTCTCCACCACACAGATATGGCCGATGTGCCGCTCGGTCATGGCAATCGCAGCGTCGAATGCAGATGCGTCCGGCGGCAGATGGAACGGGTCATGCGTCATGAACTGGGCGATCGGCATCGACAGATCGATCGTGCCGGTACCGATAACGCGGCGCAGATCGCGTAGCGTAAAGATGCCCTGGGGGTGGAGGTCCGCGTCGGTCACCACGATGCTGCCGACATTGTGTTCATGCATCAGGGCGACCGCTTCATTCAGCGGCATCGAGGGCAGGCAGGAAACGGGATGATGCAAGGCCAGCTCACCGATTCCGGTTTCCAGCGAATATTGAGATCCGAGATTTTCCACCGCACGCATCTGCGCCTGCTGGTTGACCAGATCCAGCAAGCTACTCACGCCGCGCATGGCGAAGTCGCGAAACGCGGCGGATTTGGACACCAGCTTGATGAAGGCCGGCTTGTTCAGCAGAAAACAGAAAGTGTCCTCGGCGGCGAAATGACCGGTGCGGGTTGCGCGCTCACCCATCAGCGCGGCCATCGGGAAGCATTCGCCGAGGATCACTTCGAAGGTGGTTTCGGTGCCGCGCTTGCTGGAATGCGGTCGCTGGCCGTGAACGCGACCCTGCTTGACGATATAGAAGTGCTCGACGATGCCATCATCGGGCGAAATGATGCAGTCGCCTTCACTGTAGAAGCGCAGCTGGCAGTTTTCGACCAGATAGGCGAGGTGACCCGGTTCCATCTGATTGAACGGCGGATACTTGCGCAGAAATTCCATGGTCCCGTGAATGTTCTGCAGCACGGCAGTCTTGCCTGCCTCGGCGAAGGCATCGGCTTTGCTCATGGTTCGCTTCCATTTTTCAAGCGGCCAATGGTGGGCTGTGCGTCCGGAAGGGCACATTGGACGTAAGTCTAGTCGCCGAGGGGAAGCAGCGGGCTGCGGGCGTCGGCTGATTCGATGAGGGTGTTGCTGGTTTTCTCATGCAAAAAGAAACCGCCCAGAAGGCGGTTTCTTTGGTGCGGGCTTGCGAGTTACAGGCCGTTCTTGGCCTTGAACTCGCGGCGACGACGGTGCAGGACTGGCTCGGTGTAGCCGTTGGGCTGCTTGGTGCCTTCGAGGACCAGCTCCAGTGCGGCCTGGAAGGCCACGCTGTCATCGAAGTTTGGTGCCATCGGGCGGTACAGCGGGTCGCCCTCGTTCTGGCGGTCGACCACCGGCGCCATGCGCTTGAGGCTTTCGACGACCTGTTCCTGGGTGACCACGCCGTGGCGCATCCAGTTGGCCACGTGCTGGCTGGAGA is a window from the Pseudomonas sp. MTM4 genome containing:
- a CDS encoding RNA polymerase sigma factor — protein: MSAGGSSNQLFVGTLYRDHRDWLLSWLRRYQTCPHRAEDLSQDAFLRLLKRNDLGEVREPRALLATIARGLLIDHFRRSALERAYLDELALQPEETQPSAEEQLQIIEALREVNALLGHLSAKARAAFFYNRLDGLTHAEIAQRLGVSVPRVRQYLAQALRQCYIAVYGEPT
- a CDS encoding PolC-type DNA polymerase III, translating into MNMPWFNMRGPVLDLEQLQRRDRLPVPATPATCALSETRLVVLDLETSGLDMRRDIVLSIGAVVIENGGIDLGQQFESTLLRPAQKISESVLIHGIAPSELEAGEDPAEALLDFMEFVADSPILAFHAGFDQRMLARALKQTLGHKLRHPFLDVAELAPMLCHDNRPRQNGLDDWCSRFGLQVLQRHHASADALVTAELALILLSKARRQGLDSLAALNQRLTNWRRRQQAQLM
- a CDS encoding putative nucleotidyltransferase substrate binding domain-containing protein — protein: MSKADAFAEAGKTAVLQNIHGTMEFLRKYPPFNQMEPGHLAYLVENCQLRFYSEGDCIISPDDGIVEHFYIVKQGRVHGQRPHSSKRGTETTFEVILGECFPMAALMGERATRTGHFAAEDTFCFLLNKPAFIKLVSKSAAFRDFAMRGVSSLLDLVNQQAQMRAVENLGSQYSLETGIGELALHHPVSCLPSMPLNEAVALMHEHNVGSIVVTDADLHPQGIFTLRDLRRVIGTGTIDLSMPIAQFMTHDPFHLPPDASAFDAAIAMTERHIGHICVVENGLLRGVISERDLFSLQRVDLVHLAQAISHADSVETLVIIRSRIQQLVDNMLAHGASSTQITRIITLLNDHSVCRVIELAIDALGNPGVPFTWLCFGSEGRREQTLHTDQDNGILFEAEDAAEAAHIRGRLLPLAERINQDLGTCGFTLCKGNIMAGNPQLCLSRQEWRRRFSSFIRESTPENLLGSTIFFDLRAVCGSSDGCERLRSDLLDEIAENRLFQRMMAENALRHRPPVGRFRDFVMTRKGDGKATLDLKVQGLTPFVDGARLLALANGISSTNTLDRLRQLVEKQVIDEKDGAAYEEAYHFIQQTRMQQHQQQAREGRPYSNRLDPDTLNHLDRRILRESFRQAQRLQSSLTLRYQL